GCGATCCCCGTCGTCGGTGCTTCTCGCGCCGAACCCCGGCAGCACGAGGGATCAGGCAGGCAGGTCGTGCTGCCGGGCCGCGAGGACCGATTCCGGGGCCGAGGGACGCGGGCGCCCCATCCGGCACAAGGCCGGCACCCGCGTTCCGCCGGGCCCGGTCGCCCCCTCCGCGTCCGGGCCCGGCAGGCTCAGGCCGCCGGCGTCAGGAGGACGGCGGCGAGGTAGACCGGGATCATCAACCCGGCCGTGAGCGCGGTGGCGGCGACTGCGGCAATACGCACCATCGCCGGGTCCACGCCGAGGTAGTCGGCCCATCCGCCGCAGACCCCGGCGATCATCCGGTCGGTCCGGCTGCGGTGGAGCTTCTTGGTCTGCGGCTGGTCGATGGTCTCCGTCGGGTTCGTCATGCCGATAATGCTGCGGCAGCGGGCACCCCGGCACATCCGGGAACAGCCCGGAGAAGGCCCTGGCCCGCGACCCTGAGATCCCCCGGAGCGCCCCGCCGGGGAGGATGGCCGGATGAAGATCGTCGCGCTGGTGGTCGCGCTGCTCGCGGTGTTCGGGTTTGCCACGGCGTCCGCGGCCACGCGCGCCGAACCCGGTCCGGCGGACACGGTGCTCGCCCGCGGTGAGCTGCGGGTGTGCAGCACGGGCGACTACCGGCCGTTCACCTACCGCGACCCGGCGGGCCGGTGGAGCGGGATCGATTTCGACCTCGCAGGGGACCTTGCGCAGCGGCTCGGTCTCCGGCCGGCCTTGGTCCAGACCACCTGGGCACGCCTGGCTGGGGACGTCGGAAGCCGCTGCGACCTGGCGATGGGCGGGATCTCGGTGACCGCGGAGCGAGCCCGGCTGGCCACCTACAGCACGCCGTATCAGCGCGACGGCAAGACACCGATCACCCGCTGCGCGGACGTCGCGCGGTTCGGGACCTTGGCGCAGATCGACCGTCCAGGGGTTCAGGTCGTGGTGAATCCCGGTGGTACCAACGAAAAGTTCGCGCGTACGCGGCTGCGCCAGGCCACCGTGCTGGGCCATCCGGACAACAACACGATCTTCGATGAGCTGCTGGCCGGCCGGGCCGATCTGATGATCACCGATGCGTCCGAGACTCGCTGGCAGTCCCGGCAGCACCCGCAGCTCTGCGCGGTGCATCCGGACCACCCGTTCACCGACGACGAAAAGGCGTACCTGCTGCCCCACGGGTCCGGGCTGCTGCTGGGCTACGTGAACGGCTGGCTGCGGACGATCCGGGAGGACGGGACGTACGCCGCGGTCACCCGGCGCTGGCTCGGCTGAGCAGGCTACCGGCCCGCTGCCGAACGCACTCGCGCCAACCGGTTCTGCCAGGCGCGGGTCACCTCGGCGGAAGCGGCGAACGAGGCGAAAGTATCTGGTTCCGGCGGGGTCGGCAGCACCGGCAGGTAACCGTCCACAGGGGACAGCGTGGCGGTGCTGACGTCCCCCCGCAGCAACGACATCGTGCCGAGGCCGCAGGCGAAGTCCAGCTCGGGCAGCGCGCCCGCGAGCGCCAGCCCGGCGGCGAGGCCGACACTCGTCTCCACCGCCGAGGACACTACGCACGGCAGCCCGCACGCGTCGGCGACTTCGAGCGCGCGACGTACTCCGCCCAGCGGCGCGACCTTCAACACGGCGATATCGGCGGCCCCGGCGACAGCCACCTTCAGCGGGTCTTCGGCCCGCCGGATCGATTCGTCGGCGGCGATGCGCACGGACACCCGGCGCCGGACCGCGGCGAGGTCGTCGATGGTGGGGCAGGGCTGTTCAGCGTACTCCAGGCCGCCCGCCGCCCGGTCCAGTTCGCCGAGGGCGTGCACCGCGGTGTCCACGTCCCAGGCCGCGTTGGCGTCGACGCGGATCGCGCCGGCCGGACCGAGCGCGTCGCGGACCGCCTCCAAACGGGCACAGTCCTCGGCGAGGGTCGCGCGCTTGTCGGCGACCTTGACCTTCGCGGTGCGGCATCCGGAGGCGCGGACCAGCTCGTGCGCGCGTTCCGGCGGGACGATCGGGACGGTGGTGTTCACCTCGATCCGATCCCGCACCGCGGCGGGCCAGCCTTGTTCGCTCGCTTCGAGCGCGGACGTGAGCCAGGGCACACTCTCGACGTCCGAGTAGTCCGCGAACGGGCAGAACTCGCCCCACCCGGCAGGCCCGTGCAGCAGCACACCCTCACGCACGGTGATGTCCCGGAACCGGTTTTTCAAGGGCAGCGCGTAGACCCGCATGACTGCCGATCATGCCATCGCGGAACCCGGAGGCGATCCGGCCCGTCGGATCGCGCAATGGGATCGATGGACTTCCGGGTGCTCGGTCCGGCCGAGGTGCGGGCCGGGGGCGAGGTGGTGCCGCTGGGCGGCAGCCGCCCGCTGATCGTGCTCACCGGGCTGCTGCTGCGTGCCAACCGGGTCGTCTCGGTCGACCTGCTGAGCCATTGGCTGTGGACCGACGACCAGCGTCGCTCGAAGGGCGCCCTGCAGACGTACGTGCTGCGGTTGCGCCGCGCGCTCGGGGAAGCGGTGCAGATCCGCACCGAGCGCGACGGTTATCTGCTGCAGGTCGACGAGAACGCGGTGGACCTGCTGCGGTTTCGCCACCGCGCCGACCTGGGCCGGACGGCTGCCGAACGTGGCGAGCACCGGCAGGCGGCCGCGTTGTTCGAGGACGCGCTGGCCGAATGGCGGGGCCCGGCTCTGCAGAACGTGGCTTCGGACGCGCTGCACCGGGAGGAAGCCGGACAGCTCACCGAAGAGCGCACGCGGGTGCGCGAGCAGTGGGCCGAATCGCTGCTCGCGGTCGGTGAGCACGATCTGATCGTGCCCTCGCTCGAACGGCTGACCAGGGAACATCCGTTGCGGGAACGGCCGCACGAGCAGTTGATGCTCGCCTTGTTCCGGGCCGGGCGGCGGGCCGAGGCGCTGGAGGCCTACCGGCGGATCAGCGCTGTGCTGGCCGACGAGCTGGGCCTGGACCCCGGCGCCGGGTTGCAGAGCGCGCACCGGCTCGTGCTCGGCGGGGACGATTCCGCCGGGTACCGTCCGGCAGCCGAACCGCAGGTGCCGCACCAGCTGCCGCCCGATCTGCGCGCGTTCACCGGGCGGGCGCGGGCGTTGAAGGCCTTGCATGCCCTGCTTCCGGAGGCGCTCGACGACGGCACCTCCACGCCGATCGCTTCGGTGGAAGGAATGGGCGGCCAAGGGAAGACCACGCTGTCCGTGCACTTCGCACACCAGATCGCGGACCGGTTCACCGGTGGGCAGGTTTTCCAGGACCTGCGCGGGTTCGGGGCGGGCGATCCGCTGGAGCCGCTCGCCGCGCTCGAAGCGATGCTGGGCGCCCTCGGCGTGCCCGCGGACCAGATCCCGGCCGGGCTCGACGAACGAGCCGCGGCCTGGCGCACGCACACCGCGGGCCGGCGGCTGATCATGGTGCTGGACAACGCGAACAGCTCGGCGCAGGTGCGTCCGCTGATGCCGGGGCCGGGCTGTCTCGTCGTGGTCACCAGCCGGTGGCAGCTGCGTGGCCTGGCCGCCACCCACGGTGTCCGGCGGATCGGACTGTCCGAACTGGACGATGAGGAAGGAGTCCAGCTGATCGCCTCGACGGTCGGGCTCGACCGGGTGGAGGCGGATCCGGCCGCCGCGGAGCAGTTCGTGCGGTACTGCGGCGGGCTGCCGCTGGCCATCCGGATCCTCGCGGTGCGGCTGGCGCAGTTCCCGGATCAGCCGCTCGGCGAGTTCGTTGCCGGGCTGCCGGCCGGCGGCGGACGGCTCGGCACGTTCGATCTCGGCGACGGGGACGAGACGAACATCCGCGCGGTGTTCTCCTGCTCGTACCGGGCCCTGCCGGAACCCGCGGCCCGGTTGCTGCGGCTGCTCGGCCTGCCGATGGTGCCGGGGTTCGATGTGGACACCGTCGTCGCGCTGGCCGGGGGTGAGGAAGCGGAGGTGCGCGAAGCGCTGGGCGCGCTGGTCTCCGCGCACCTGCTCGACCAGCCGCGGCCGGGGCAGTACCGGTTCCACGATCTGATCCGGGCGTACGCGTTCGAACTCTCGTACCAAGTGGACAGTGCGTGGCAGCGGGATACCGCGTGCGAACGGCTGCTCGGCTGGTATCTGGTGACTGCACGGAACGCGTCCTGGGCCATGCGGCCGGACCGGTTCCAGGACAGCCTCGGGATCGAAGGCCTGCGGGGTGGCCTTGCCTTCGACGGCTATCACGAGGGGCTGGCCTGGTTCTCGCGGGAGCACGAGAATCTGGTCTCGGTCGTGAGCTGGTCGTTCCGGATCCGGTACCACGCGCACTGCTGGAAAGTGGCCTGGCTGCTGTTCACCTACCTCGCCGGGCGAACCCGGGTCGACGAATGCCGCGTCGTGCTGGAGACCGCCCTGCGTGCCACGCAGGAATCCGGCGACCGCCCGGGCGAGGCAGCGATCCGCAACGGCCTCGGCGTGCTCGACGGAGTCGTCCGGGATTACTCGTCGGCCCGGCGCAACCTGGAGAAAGCCCTTGCCGTGCAACAGGAATTGGGATCCCTGCGCGGCGAGGCGCGAGCCCGGTACAACCTCTCGCAGACCGCGCGGGAGTTCGCCGACTTCCCCGCGGCCTACCGGCACGGCGAGCGCGCCCTGGAGATCGCCCGCGACTTGCAGCTGACCGGCTTCGAAGCGAACGTCCTGCGCGCCCTCGGTGACCTCTGCGCCACCATGGGCGACCACCCGCAGGCCTTGACCCTGGCCGACGAGGCGCTGTCGCTGGTACCCGCGGATGACCCGCGAACCGGCCGGTTCTCGCTGGTCACCCGGGCACGCGCGCTGCTGGGTCTGGGCAGGCATACGGAGGGCATCGAGTGCATGTCCGAAGCCGTGGACATGTTCTTCGCGATGGACGAGGAGTACGAGGCCGCGGACGCTTTGTCCGAGCTGGGCACCGCCCACCTGAGCCAAGGCCGCCCCGCCGCCGCCCGGGACTGCTGGCTGCGCTCGATCCGGCTGCTGACCACCCTGGCTCACCCGGATGCCGCCGCCGTGCGGGCCAAACTGGCCACTTTGGTGGGTGGGTAGCCGGGCTGTCGGGTGGGGCTGGGGGTGGCCGCTCCGGGGTGGGGTTTTGGGGTGGGGCGCGGTGATGTGGGATCTTTGGTCATAGGGCCTCCGGGTAGGTGGGTCGGTTGGTGGGTGTGATCGGTTCGGCATTGCCGGATACGGGTGCGGTTGGTTGGTGTGGCAGGGGCCGGGCGTTGCTGGATGTGCGTCGTCGGCTCGGCAGGGCAGGCTGCGCGTCGGCCGGTCCCGGGGATTTCCGTGCACTGTCACGGAAGCGCCCTGCCTCGGGACGGCCCTGCCGCGGCACGGCTGTGTTTCGGTCACCGAAATGTCGAGCCGTGGGGTGGATGGCTGTGTCTCGGTTGCGGAAGCGCCCGGCTGCATGGTGGATCGCCGTGTCTTGGTCGATGGGGTGGATGGTGGATGGCCAGGCCTTGGACACGGGAGCGGTTGGCGGCGGGATGAATGGCCGTGTCTCGGTTACGGGGGCGGTCCGTCGCGGTGCTGTACGTGGTGTCGGCTGCAGGTTCCGCGGTCCGAAGTGGTCCGTCGGAGACGCGGTTCGAGATACCTCGGCAGGTGAGGTGAGGCGCTCCGGTCCGCGAGGCTTCCGGTCGACCGGGCGGGGCCCAGCGCGTGCTGGGTGCAGGTGATCTGTCTGCCGACCCCCAGCGACGACAGGCAGACCACCTGTACCGCTGCCCCAGCCAATCGGATAGCGCTCACTGTGCGCTCACTGTGTGGCGGATCGTTCCGGACAGCGGGGACAGCCAGGTGCCGGCGGTCGGTGCTGCGGCGCTGGTGAGGGCGGCGGTCTCGTCCATTGTGGATGGAATGAGGCAGGAAGCAGCAAGGGCGGGTGGTCTTGGTGCGGCGCCGGGATGTGGTGTGCGGCGGCGGTGGGCCAAGGGGGCACGGTGGGCCAAGAGGACACGGTGGGCCAAGAGGACACGGTGGCGGCCGGTGGTCTTCTCCCGGATTTTCCGTGGGGATGGTTGCGGTAAACGCGTCCGCGTGGTCGTTTTCCGGACATACGTACCAGGGGTTGGGACAGGTGTCCGAAGCATGGGGGTCTGCGTCTCATCTTTTCGGCTCTGTGGTCTGTGGCGGGCTGGGCTGGTCAGGCCCAGGAGAATCGCCAGCGGCGGGTGCGGATGAGGGTGCCGGCGTACTCGCGCAGGGTGCCGGGCTGGGCGAGGTAGGTCGGCAGGCTGAAGGCGCGGTGCTCGGCGGCGACGGTCAGCGCGCGGGCCTGCGTGCGGGGTGGGGCGGAGACGGACAGCTCCAGCGCGTCGAAGCCGAGCGTGACGAGGGTGGCGCCGAAGCGGTCTTCCCAGCTGCGGAGTACCGCGGAGAGTTCGGCGACGCGGTCGGTGGACTTGCTCATGCCGGTCCAGCCGATCAGGGCGGGCACGTCGGCCGGGCGCTCGGCCTGCACCAGCCCGAGCCGGTGCGGTGTGCGCGTGGCGTGGACGGTGCCGGTGTTGCCCGCCTCGGCGAGGGGGTCGCTGCGGCGGTGCGAACGCCGGGCGAGTCCGGGGAACCCGGTACCGAACGGCCGCAGGCAGGCACCTTCACAGCAGGAGGAGTCCCACCAGCGCGCGAGCACTTCCCCGGGGTCGGCGGAATCGATGCGGTGCCCGGCGGGCGCGAGCCTGCCGCGATCGTCGAGCCAGTCCTCGCCGCGTGCGGTGAACCGCTGGTCGGGTGGGATCAGTACCGGCCACAAGCCGGACCGGCCGAACTCCGCGACGCATTCCAGGTACCGCTGTGGCCGGGCGAGCGGTTCGGCGGACACCCAGATCCGCCCGTGCCACCGCCCCGGCGGCAACGGCGGCAGTGTCGGCAACGCCGGGACCGGCGGTGCCCCGGCCTCGGGGTGGAACGGTGCGATCGTCATGAGCTTCCCCTCGAACTGGTGTTCGGCGTCCTGTACTTCGAACAGTAGTTCGACGGCCCGACAATTTCCAGGGGTTTGGTCGATCATCCGTTCGAGTGAAGCTGCAAAACCGCAGGTCGATGGGGTTTGTGAGGTGTTTGGGGCCAAAGGGGCGACGAGGGCCGAGGGATTGGGCTGAACGAGTGATGCGGTGGAGGTGCGACGTGCGGCAGAGTGCGATCAAGGAAGGCGACGCGCGGCCGAGTCAAGGCAGCGCAACGACCGTGTGCGGTCCCCCGAAGCCCCACCGGTCGTGCTCTCCATCCGCAAGGGAATCCACAAGGGAGAGGGGACAACGGTGAGCCCTGAGCCATCGCCACAGCCGATCACAGCGGCCGGCGCAGGTCCTCCGCGTCGACGATGTGGTAGGCGTAGCCCTGCTCCGCCAGGAAACGCTGGCGGTGTGCGGCGTACTCGGTGTCCACAGTGTCCCGGGAGACGATCGAGTAGAAGTGCGCCTGCCGGCCGTCTCCCTTGGGGCGCAACAGCCGGCCGAGGCGCTGGGCCTCTTCCTGGCGGGATCCGAACGTGCCGGAGACCTGGATGGCCACCGACGCTTCCGGCAGGTCGATCGAGAAGTTCGCCACCTTCGACACCACCAGGGTGCGCAGTTCGCCACGGCGGAAGCGGTCGAACAGCTCCTCGCGTTCCTTGTTGCGGGTCGCGCCCTGGATCACCGGGGCCGCCAGTTCCGCGCCGAGCATCTCCAGCTGGTCCAGGTAGGCGCCGATGACCAGGGTCGGTTCGTCCGGATGACGGTCCACAATGGACCTGATCACCGGGAGTTTGGTCATCGCGGTGGCCGCCAGCTTGTACCGCTCGTCCGCCTCCGCGGTGGCGTAGGACAGGCGTTCCGATTCGGTCAGGGTGACCCGGACTTCGGTGCACTCGGCGGGCGCGATCCAGCCTTGCGCCTCGATGTCGCGCCACGGCACGTCGTAGCGCTTCGGGCCGATCAGGGAGAACACGTCGCCTTCGCGGCCGTCCTCGCGCACCAGCGTCGCGGTGAGACCGAGGCGGCGGCGGGACTGCAGGTCGGCGGTCATCCGGAACACCGGGGCGGGCAGCAGGTGCACCTCGTCGTACACGACCAGGCCCCAGTCCCGGGTGTCGAACAGTTCGAGGTGCTTGTACTCGCCCTTCTGCTTGCGCGTGACCACCTGGTACGTGGCGATGGTGACCGGCCGGACCTCCTTCTTCTCTCCGGAGTATTCGCCGATCTCGTCCTCGGTCAGCGAAGTCCGCGCCACCAGTTCGCGCTTCCACTGCCGCCCGGCCACGGTGTTGGTCACCAGGATCAGCGTGGTCGCCTTCGCATGTGCCATCGCGGCCGCGCCGACCAGAGTCTTGCCCGCCCCACAAGGAAGCACGACGACGCCCGAGCCACCCGCCCAGAACGCCTCGGCCGCTTTGCGCTGGTAGTCGCGCAGCTCCCAGTCGTTCTCCTCCAGCGCGATCGGGTGCGCCTCGCCGTCCACGTATCCGGCGAAGTCCTCGGCGGGCCAGCCGACCTTCAGCAGCGCCTGCTTGAGCCGTCCGCGTTCGGAAGGGTGCACGACCACGGTGTC
This Amycolatopsis sulphurea DNA region includes the following protein-coding sequences:
- a CDS encoding DUF4253 domain-containing protein, coding for MTIAPFHPEAGAPPVPALPTLPPLPPGRWHGRIWVSAEPLARPQRYLECVAEFGRSGLWPVLIPPDQRFTARGEDWLDDRGRLAPAGHRIDSADPGEVLARWWDSSCCEGACLRPFGTGFPGLARRSHRRSDPLAEAGNTGTVHATRTPHRLGLVQAERPADVPALIGWTGMSKSTDRVAELSAVLRSWEDRFGATLVTLGFDALELSVSAPPRTQARALTVAAEHRAFSLPTYLAQPGTLREYAGTLIRTRRWRFSWA
- a CDS encoding o-succinylbenzoate synthase produces the protein MRVYALPLKNRFRDITVREGVLLHGPAGWGEFCPFADYSDVESVPWLTSALEASEQGWPAAVRDRIEVNTTVPIVPPERAHELVRASGCRTAKVKVADKRATLAEDCARLEAVRDALGPAGAIRVDANAAWDVDTAVHALGELDRAAGGLEYAEQPCPTIDDLAAVRRRVSVRIAADESIRRAEDPLKVAVAGAADIAVLKVAPLGGVRRALEVADACGLPCVVSSAVETSVGLAAGLALAGALPELDFACGLGTMSLLRGDVSTATLSPVDGYLPVLPTPPEPDTFASFAASAEVTRAWQNRLARVRSAAGR
- a CDS encoding DNA repair helicase XPB gives rise to the protein MTDGPLIVQSDKTVLLEVDHARADDARIAIAPFAELERAPEHVHTYRITPLALWNARAAGHDAEQVVDALTTYSRFPVPQPLLIDVVDVMGRFGRLQIANHPAHGLVMATTDRAVLEEVARHKKISPMLGARIDQDTVVVHPSERGRLKQALLKVGWPAEDFAGYVDGEAHPIALEENDWELRDYQRKAAEAFWAGGSGVVVLPCGAGKTLVGAAAMAHAKATTLILVTNTVAGRQWKRELVARTSLTEDEIGEYSGEKKEVRPVTIATYQVVTRKQKGEYKHLELFDTRDWGLVVYDEVHLLPAPVFRMTADLQSRRRLGLTATLVREDGREGDVFSLIGPKRYDVPWRDIEAQGWIAPAECTEVRVTLTESERLSYATAEADERYKLAATAMTKLPVIRSIVDRHPDEPTLVIGAYLDQLEMLGAELAAPVIQGATRNKEREELFDRFRRGELRTLVVSKVANFSIDLPEASVAIQVSGTFGSRQEEAQRLGRLLRPKGDGRQAHFYSIVSRDTVDTEYAAHRQRFLAEQGYAYHIVDAEDLRRPL
- a CDS encoding transporter substrate-binding domain-containing protein, yielding MKIVALVVALLAVFGFATASAATRAEPGPADTVLARGELRVCSTGDYRPFTYRDPAGRWSGIDFDLAGDLAQRLGLRPALVQTTWARLAGDVGSRCDLAMGGISVTAERARLATYSTPYQRDGKTPITRCADVARFGTLAQIDRPGVQVVVNPGGTNEKFARTRLRQATVLGHPDNNTIFDELLAGRADLMITDASETRWQSRQHPQLCAVHPDHPFTDDEKAYLLPHGSGLLLGYVNGWLRTIREDGTYAAVTRRWLG
- a CDS encoding PspC domain-containing protein, with amino-acid sequence MTNPTETIDQPQTKKLHRSRTDRMIAGVCGGWADYLGVDPAMVRIAAVAATALTAGLMIPVYLAAVLLTPAA
- a CDS encoding AfsR/SARP family transcriptional regulator, with protein sequence MGSMDFRVLGPAEVRAGGEVVPLGGSRPLIVLTGLLLRANRVVSVDLLSHWLWTDDQRRSKGALQTYVLRLRRALGEAVQIRTERDGYLLQVDENAVDLLRFRHRADLGRTAAERGEHRQAAALFEDALAEWRGPALQNVASDALHREEAGQLTEERTRVREQWAESLLAVGEHDLIVPSLERLTREHPLRERPHEQLMLALFRAGRRAEALEAYRRISAVLADELGLDPGAGLQSAHRLVLGGDDSAGYRPAAEPQVPHQLPPDLRAFTGRARALKALHALLPEALDDGTSTPIASVEGMGGQGKTTLSVHFAHQIADRFTGGQVFQDLRGFGAGDPLEPLAALEAMLGALGVPADQIPAGLDERAAAWRTHTAGRRLIMVLDNANSSAQVRPLMPGPGCLVVVTSRWQLRGLAATHGVRRIGLSELDDEEGVQLIASTVGLDRVEADPAAAEQFVRYCGGLPLAIRILAVRLAQFPDQPLGEFVAGLPAGGGRLGTFDLGDGDETNIRAVFSCSYRALPEPAARLLRLLGLPMVPGFDVDTVVALAGGEEAEVREALGALVSAHLLDQPRPGQYRFHDLIRAYAFELSYQVDSAWQRDTACERLLGWYLVTARNASWAMRPDRFQDSLGIEGLRGGLAFDGYHEGLAWFSREHENLVSVVSWSFRIRYHAHCWKVAWLLFTYLAGRTRVDECRVVLETALRATQESGDRPGEAAIRNGLGVLDGVVRDYSSARRNLEKALAVQQELGSLRGEARARYNLSQTAREFADFPAAYRHGERALEIARDLQLTGFEANVLRALGDLCATMGDHPQALTLADEALSLVPADDPRTGRFSLVTRARALLGLGRHTEGIECMSEAVDMFFAMDEEYEAADALSELGTAHLSQGRPAAARDCWLRSIRLLTTLAHPDAAAVRAKLATLVGG